In Elaeis guineensis isolate ETL-2024a chromosome 1, EG11, whole genome shotgun sequence, a genomic segment contains:
- the LOC105039328 gene encoding LOW QUALITY PROTEIN: allene oxide synthase 2 (The sequence of the model RefSeq protein was modified relative to this genomic sequence to represent the inferred CDS: inserted 1 base in 1 codon) has protein sequence MATKILPAVETTKPVEGGAASKLPIKSIPGSYGIPFISPIKDRLEFYYTKGQDGYFQSRVDEYESTVVRLNVPPGPFMASSPKVVAVLDANSFQVLFDVSKVEKKNVFTGTYMPSTALTGGFXVCSYLDPSEPTHAKVKQLLFNLLASRKSQVIPTFRTNFATLFETMEAQIDADGKADFNKLNDNTSFECIGEVYFGVRPSASNLGTTGPTKAVKWLLFQLAPLTSLGLPKILEEIFLHTFPLPPCLAKSDYKALYKYFSTAAEPVLDAAVTLGLSREEACHNLLFATVFNSYGGMKVMFPGILRWLAKADSDLHAQLAKEIRSAVAAEGGKVTLAAVEKMELMKSVVYEALRMDPPVKFQYGKAKKDLIIESHDAAYEVKKGEMLFGYQPLATRDERVFANAGEFVADRFVGEKGKKLLKYVVWSNGPETESPSLSNKQCAGKELVVLLGRLLLVELFLRYDTFTAEVGTDALGIQVTFTSLTKPSATS, from the exons ATGGCTACTAAGATCCTGCCGGCCGTCGAGACCACCAAGCCAGTGGAGGGGGGAGCAGCGTCGAAGCTCCCCATCAAGAGCATCCCCGGGAGCTACGGCATCCCCTTCATCTCCCCGATAAAGGACCGTCTCGAATTCTACTACACCAAGGGCCAGGACGGTTACTTCCAGTCCCGCGTCGACGAGTACGAGTCCACTGTGGTCCGCCTCAACGTGCCCCCTGGCCCCTTCATGGCCTCCTCCCCCAAGGTCGTGGccgtcctcgacgccaacagcttcCAGGTCCTCTTCGACGTGTCCAAGGTCGAGAAGAAGAACGTCTTCACGGGGACCTACATGCCGTCCACCGCCCTCACCGGTGGCT GCGTCTGCTCCTACCTCGATCCCTCGGAGCCCACCCATGCCAAGGTCAAGCAGCTCCTCTTCAACCTCCTGGCCTCCCGCAAGTCACAGGTCATCCCGACCTTCCGCACCAACTTCGCCACCCTCTTCGAAACCATGGAGGCCCAGATCGATGCCGACGGCAAGGCCGACTTCAACAAGCTCAACGACAACACCTCCTTCGAGTGCATCGGCGAGGTCTACTTCGGCGTCCGGCCCTCCGCCTCCAACCTCGGCACCACAGGCCCCACCAAGGCCGTCAAATGGCTCCTCTTCCAGCTCGCCCCCCTCACGTCCCTTGGCCTTCCAAAGATCCTTGAGGAAATCTTCCTCCACACCTTCCCCCTGCCCCCTTGCCTCGCCAAGTCCGACTACAAGGCCCTCTACAAGTACTTCAGCACCGCCGCCGAGCCGGTGCTCGACGCCGCCGTGACGCTCGGGCTGTCCAGAGAGGAGGCATGCCACAACCTCCTCTTCGCCACCGTGTTCAACAGCTACGGCGGCATGAAGGTGATGTTCCCAGGGATCCTCCGGTGGCTCGCCAAGGCCGACTCCGATCTCCACGCCCAGCTGGCCAAGGAGATCCGGTCGGCGGTGGCGGCGGAGGGCGGGAAGGTGACGCTGGCGGCGGTGGAGAAGATGGAGCTGATGAAGTCGGTGGTGTACGAGGCACTGAGGATGGACCCGCCCGTGAAGTTCCAGTACGGCAAGGCCAAGAAGGACTTGATCATCGAGAGCCACGACGCGGCCTACGAGGTGAAGAAGGGGGAGATGCTCTTCGGGTACCAGCCCCTTGCGACGAGGGACGAGAGGGTGTTTGCCAACGCTGGGGAGTTCGTGGCGGACCGGTTCGTCGGGGAGAAGGGGAAGAAACTTCTTAAGTACGTGGTGTGGTCCAACGGGCCGGAGACGGAGAGCCCGTCGTTGTCGAACAAGCAGTGCGCGGGAAAGGAGCTGGTGGTTCTGCTGGGGCGGCTGCTGCTGGTGGAGCTCTTCCTCCGCTACGATACCTTCACCGCGGAGGTTGGGACGGATGCGCTCGGGATCCAGGTCACCTTCACCTCGTTGACCAAGCCCAGTGCTACTTCCTAA